Proteins encoded together in one Impatiens glandulifera chromosome 1, dImpGla2.1, whole genome shotgun sequence window:
- the LOC124934761 gene encoding sesquiterpene synthase 2-like, whose product MSKEEMEVARPSVEYHATVWGDYFLKYASNDSTKSKNITEMELKIHGDFKEEVKKKMITITNLSEKINFIDAIERLGIGYQFESEIEDAIHRIYDISSHDGHLCNDNLHTCAVRFRLLRQHGYNISGEIFKKFMDKKGEFNATIRNDIKGMLSLHEAGHLRLRGEEILEKAQNFTTSELEAILHDNLINESNLMQQITYVLDQSLHKGFIRIEAYNYFKFYQNDESHDERLLEFAKLDFNILQNMHQTEIVELTRWWKHSEMTKKFPFTRDRLVESYLWASSIYFEPQYIFGRNIFTKLVLLLTIMDDIYDAYANWDELVLITDMINRWSENDFTRLPDYMRYLYEVFEEYYDWLEKESAQRGLFYGVQHLKKMVKVLANAYFEEARWAQEGYTPTIEEYMNCAGLITSGCRILTIISFIGMDPILATKEAFDWVINNPPIIKAAGFIMRLSDDIVGFKFEQQRKHVASAVQCYVREHDVLEEIAIHELRKEVIDEWKDINYELIHETQIPLALLSRVVNLARIVNVLYKEEDGFTHSNSKIKDTIASLFVNHVG is encoded by the exons atgAGTAAAGAGGAAATGGAGGTTGCTCGTCCAAGTGTAGAATATCATGCTACAGTTTGGGGagattattttcttaaatatgcTTCCAATGATTCAACG AAAAGCAAAAATATCACTGAGATGGAGCTTAAAATTCACGGAGACTTTAAAGAGGaagtaaagaaaaaaatgattacaATAACTAATCTTTCcgaaaaaataaactttattgaTGCAATCGAACGCCTAGGAATAGGTTATCAATTTGAAAGTGAGATTGAAGATGCGATTCACCGTATCTATGATATTTCATCTCATGATGGTCATCTTTGCAACGATAATCTTCATACTTGCGCGGTTCGATTTCGATTACTTAGACAACATGGGTATAATATTTCAG GagaaatattcaaaaaattcatGGACAAGAAAGGAGAATTCAATGCAACAATAAGAAATGACATCAAGGGGATGTTAAGCTTGCATGAGGCTGGACATTTAAGGCTGAGGGGAGAAGAAATATTGGAGAAAGCACAAAATTTTACTACAAGTGAATTGGAGGCTATATTGCATGATAATCTCATTAATGAGTCCAACCTTATGCAACAAATAACTTATGTTCTCGACCAATCCTTGCACAAGGGATTTATAAGGATAGAGGCATATAATTACTTCAAATTCTATCAAAATGATGAATCTCATGACGAGAGACTGTTGGAGTTTGCAAAACTTGATTTCAACATTTTGCAAAATATGCATCAAACAGAGATTGTTGAACTCACaag ATGGTGGAAACATTCTGAAATGACGAAGAAATTTCCCTTTACGAGGGATAGGCTGGTGGAGAGTTATTTATGGGCTAGCTCAATTTATTTTGAGCCTCAATATATATTTGGTAGAAATATATTTACTAAGTTAGTTCTCTTGTTGACGATAATGGATGATATTTACGATGCTTATGCTAATTGGGACGAACTTGTGCTAATCACCGATATGATTAATAg GTGGTCAGAAAATGACTTTACTCGGTTACCAGATTACATGAGATATTTGTATGAAGTATTTGAGGAATATTATGACTGGTTGGAGAAGGAAAGTGCCCAACGAGGACTTTTCTATGGCGtccaacatttaaaaaaaatg GTAAAGGTTTTGGCAAATGCATACTTCGAAGAGGCAAGATGGGCTCAAGAAGGTTATACACCTACTATAGAAGAATACATGAATTGTGCAGGATTGATTACTTCTGGTTGTCGGATTCTCaccattatttcttttattggaATGGATCCAATTTTAGCAACTAAAGAGGCTTTTGATTGGGTGATCAACAATCCACCCATCATCAAAGCCGCTGGATTTATTATGAGATTATCCGATGATATTGTTGGATTTAAG TTTGAGCAACAAAGAAAGCATGTGGCATCTGCAGTACAATGTTATGTGAGAGAGCATGATGTGTTGGAGGAAATAGCGATACATGAGTTAAGAAAAGAAGTGATTGATGAATGGAAAGATATCAATTATGAATTGATTCATGAAACTCAGATCCCATTGGCCTTACTTAGTCGTGTCGTTAATCTAGCACGAATCGTGAATGTGCTTTATAAGGAAGAAGACGGGTTCACACATtctaatagtaaaataaaagaCACCATTGCTTCTTTGTTCGTTAATCATGTTGGCTGA